The Arachis hypogaea cultivar Tifrunner chromosome 14, arahy.Tifrunner.gnm2.J5K5, whole genome shotgun sequence DNA window GAAGCGTCCATTTATCATGAGAAAAGGTAAAAGTATTCAAACACTgtggttaaattaaaaaaaaagttcagaaacaaataaattttattactttttatcaatatttttagttattaactcaatatttttaatttagtaatttaaaaatatatttttaacttatataattaaatattaacgatcagtcaaaaataataaattttattgattttttaaaattatttttaaatataaaaaaatttatgaaagtCCTTTAGCCATTCCAAAAATGATAAGTACATTGTGACCCGAAACAAATGCACATTTTATCAAGACTCAAGGTGCATTTTATCCCCTGGATTAATTTTGTTGGTTTAatccaagaaaaataaaaaaataaaaaccctaaaaaacactttTTAAGATTCGGATTCCCAAAACCTCCCTATTGAAATCCTTTATTcatcttagttggataatttacTCTCTTGTAATCTTGCACAGGAATCCTCTTCTTACAAATACATTGTCAGCATTCTTAAAACTGGCAATAAAAATCTTGAATGAGAATATTTGATCTAGGTAACTGTCAATTAATTGAAAGACGCcaatgaaataaaaaatgaaaaaccaAACAAGTTCAAAGTGAAACGAAAACCATAGAACTATATGCTACGTGTTGAGCTTGAGTACTTGAGtcgaagaaagaaaaagccataaCCCCTCATTAATCGTATttgtcttttctctctctctctcaaaccaCCATGCTACTACCACTACTGTTACACCTTCTACTactccccttcttcttcttcactcccTCTTActccaccaccaccgccaccatcGGCGTCAACTACGGTACCGTCGCCGACAACCTCCCTCCCCCCACCACCGTAGCCACCTTCCTCAGATCCCAAACCACAATCAACCGCATCAAAATCTTCGACACCAACCCGGACATCCTCCGCGCCTTCGCCGGCACCGGAATCTCCATAACCGTCACAGTCGGAAATGGCGACATCCCCAACCTCTCGAAGCTCCCAGCAGCACAGTCATGGGTCTCAACCAACATCCTCCCCTTCCACCCAAAAACCGCCATCAACCGCATCGCCGTCGGCAACGAAATCCTCGCCACCTCCGACAAGGACCTCATCGCACACACCGTTCCTGCCATGAAAGCCCTCCACCAAGCATTAACCCTCGCAAACATCACAACCGTCCAAGTCTCCACACCACACTCCCTCGGAATCTTAACCTCATCGGAGCCTCCCAGTTCGGGTCAGTTCCGACCCGGTTACGACAAAGCAATCTTCGCGCCAATGCTCGACTTCCTCCGCCAGACGAAATCACCATTCCTTGTCAACCCATACCCGTTCTTCGGAATCGACCCGAACCGACCAGATAGCCTGAACTGGGCTCTGTTCAAACCAAACGGTGGCGTTTTGGATTCCGTAACCGGTTTGAACTACACGAACATGTTTGACGCTCAGATGGACGCGGTTTTCTCTGCGATGAAGAAGTTGGGATATGATGACGTGGAGCT harbors:
- the LOC112741948 gene encoding glucan endo-1,3-beta-glucosidase yields the protein MLLPLLLHLLLLPFFFFTPSYSTTTATIGVNYGTVADNLPPPTTVATFLRSQTTINRIKIFDTNPDILRAFAGTGISITVTVGNGDIPNLSKLPAAQSWVSTNILPFHPKTAINRIAVGNEILATSDKDLIAHTVPAMKALHQALTLANITTVQVSTPHSLGILTSSEPPSSGQFRPGYDKAIFAPMLDFLRQTKSPFLVNPYPFFGIDPNRPDSLNWALFKPNGGVLDSVTGLNYTNMFDAQMDAVFSAMKKLGYDDVELVVAETGWPSAGDPGQPGVGLDNAASYNGNLIRHVNSGQGTPLMPNRTFETFVFSLFNENLKPTISEQNYGLFKPDLKPVYDVGLLTHQEAMGPTVAQGPSSSGSGVGGGSSSKKWCVPKTNASEKQLQANIDFACSSGIDCGPIKDGGPCFKPNTVRSHAAYAMNAYFQASGRHAFDCDFGNTGVIAYTDPSYDTCTYPYATTATTTAAAEGPAAGLKARKSDSGASIKLGVSILINHVISYFICILFYFVF